From the Oleiphilus messinensis genome, one window contains:
- a CDS encoding NosD domain-containing protein, which translates to MNGRVFFCNWINLLTVLSLTIGSIAVADELNALYSIKQIDAQSLQLEAPILPDISKYDAQWIPQQVPSIRKGRISTPVMHKEPSLLKFLENDQMRKWVKKQSRLPLAIKLESGRITLPMLLKLVDNPTLLSQEENIYTLHVPLVIDTGATLIIQGNEVNALRLSEEGGAFIVNIGDIFFLDTELTSWNHELQSPSPFSGKKHFRPFYLAWNNSKSYFSNTDVVSLGYASSKSYGFSLSYNHKLTEAGYPDVRPIGWLFDSRFIDMYYGFYSYEADDVVILRNTYIDNIVYGIDPHDRSNRLIIAYNEAYGTKEKHGIIISREVNDSWVFNNFSHHNNGSGFMIDRSSVRNIFAHNLSIENGDDGFAVYESPDNLLWSNKALNNKRHGVQIRNSTDIRVYNNVLADNHKYGVFGHIKVEFPEYRDLELDPFIADVSITVASTKLLSNHTGAIAIDAPYEIQLYDLDLRFPYKQKGTYFRGVLDTYHNVLFDILYRQRGAVAVIPITAEKAQAIEGGI; encoded by the coding sequence GTGAACGGACGCGTATTTTTCTGTAATTGGATTAATTTATTAACAGTGCTGTCATTGACAATAGGCTCGATTGCGGTCGCAGACGAGCTTAACGCGCTATATTCAATCAAACAAATTGACGCGCAGTCTTTGCAACTCGAAGCACCAATACTGCCGGACATTTCAAAATATGATGCGCAATGGATACCGCAACAGGTGCCAAGTATTCGTAAAGGGCGCATATCAACCCCGGTCATGCACAAGGAACCTTCGCTGTTAAAATTTCTTGAAAATGATCAAATGCGGAAGTGGGTGAAAAAGCAATCCAGATTACCGCTGGCCATAAAGCTCGAGTCAGGACGCATCACGCTCCCGATGTTACTGAAACTGGTTGATAATCCGACACTGCTGAGCCAGGAAGAGAATATCTATACTCTGCACGTACCACTGGTTATTGACACGGGTGCAACACTCATCATTCAAGGTAACGAAGTCAATGCTTTACGCTTGAGCGAGGAAGGAGGCGCTTTCATTGTTAATATTGGTGATATCTTTTTCCTGGATACTGAGTTAACGAGCTGGAATCACGAACTTCAAAGCCCCTCGCCTTTCAGTGGCAAAAAGCACTTCAGGCCGTTTTATCTTGCTTGGAACAATTCGAAAAGCTATTTCAGCAATACCGACGTGGTATCGCTGGGCTATGCCTCCAGCAAGAGCTATGGATTTTCACTGTCATACAATCACAAACTGACAGAAGCCGGGTATCCGGATGTCAGGCCCATTGGCTGGCTATTCGATTCTCGATTTATCGATATGTACTACGGCTTTTACAGTTATGAGGCCGATGATGTTGTCATCTTGCGCAATACCTATATCGACAACATCGTTTACGGCATTGACCCCCACGACCGCTCCAATCGGCTGATCATTGCATACAACGAAGCCTACGGCACCAAAGAGAAACACGGCATTATCATCTCCCGGGAAGTTAACGACAGCTGGGTTTTCAATAATTTTTCCCATCATAACAATGGTTCTGGCTTCATGATTGACAGAAGCTCAGTGCGGAATATATTTGCCCACAACCTGTCGATTGAAAACGGTGATGACGGCTTTGCAGTGTACGAAAGCCCGGATAATCTTTTATGGTCAAACAAGGCGCTAAACAACAAACGACACGGTGTTCAAATTCGAAACAGCACAGATATCCGGGTATACAACAATGTTCTCGCGGATAATCATAAATATGGAGTGTTCGGCCACATAAAAGTGGAGTTTCCTGAATATCGAGACCTAGAGCTGGATCCTTTTATTGCTGATGTCTCTATTACAGTAGCCAGTACAAAACTACTTTCCAATCACACAGGTGCAATCGCGATAGATGCCCCTTACGAGATTCAGCTTTATGACCTTGATCTGCGCTTTCCCTACAAGCAAAAAGGAACATATTTCCGCGGTGTTCTCGATACCTACCACAATGTTTTATTCGACATTCTCTATCGGCAAAGAGGTGCAGTAGCGGTCATTCCGATTACAGCAGAAAAAGCCCAAGCCATCGAAGGAGGTATTTAA
- a CDS encoding MBOAT family O-acyltransferase: MVFSSNVFLFLFLPAFLTIYYLTPNRAKNLIILLASYAFYAWWRVDFLLLFVAVTLWNYLIGILIFRNLDSEKAKTWLIVGVVGNLSTLGYFKYANFGVDSFNYVVSTLGFEPFSFASVILPIGISFYIFQAISYIIDVYRKDTPPTTHVIDFAAFIALFPQLIAGPVLRYKDLANQFTDRIHSFETFSKGAIRFMQGFISKVFIADSIAPIVDACYATANPTTGDAWLGAFAYTAQLFFDFAGYSAMAIGLGLMMGFRFIENFNNPYISQSITEFWRRWHISLSSWLRDYLYISMGGNRHGTVKTYRNLFMTMFLGGLWHGANWTFVIWGCWHGIILCIERALGVKTDITHFNIMRWGLTFLLVMLGWVIFRAPDVATAFGFYNAMFNYAMFNISSWSLSDRIAESITSMQVTLLVVSYLVVFVMGFRARIERWAQKNIRFIVNFSQALTIPLFVLSMLKLSAQSFSPFLYFQF, translated from the coding sequence ATGGTATTTTCCTCGAATGTTTTTCTATTTTTATTTTTACCGGCTTTTCTGACGATTTACTACCTCACGCCAAACCGTGCAAAAAACCTGATTATCCTGCTGGCCAGTTACGCGTTCTATGCTTGGTGGCGGGTAGACTTTCTACTCCTGTTCGTTGCCGTAACACTCTGGAACTACCTCATTGGAATTCTAATTTTCCGGAATCTGGACTCAGAAAAAGCAAAAACCTGGCTTATTGTTGGTGTCGTCGGCAACCTGAGCACCCTCGGCTACTTCAAATACGCAAATTTCGGCGTCGATAGTTTTAACTATGTTGTATCTACACTGGGCTTTGAACCCTTTTCGTTTGCCAGCGTTATATTGCCAATCGGTATCTCTTTTTACATCTTTCAGGCTATAAGTTACATAATCGATGTCTACCGCAAAGACACCCCTCCTACAACTCATGTTATCGACTTTGCTGCATTTATCGCACTGTTTCCGCAACTTATCGCCGGTCCGGTTTTACGTTACAAGGATCTTGCAAACCAATTTACGGATCGAATACACAGTTTCGAAACCTTTTCGAAAGGTGCGATCAGGTTCATGCAGGGTTTCATCAGCAAGGTTTTTATCGCCGATTCCATCGCTCCGATTGTCGATGCCTGCTATGCCACTGCTAATCCAACCACCGGGGATGCCTGGTTGGGGGCTTTTGCCTATACCGCACAACTATTTTTCGATTTCGCAGGTTACAGTGCCATGGCGATCGGCCTTGGCTTGATGATGGGCTTTCGTTTTATCGAAAACTTTAACAACCCATACATTTCCCAAAGTATCACTGAATTCTGGCGTCGCTGGCATATCAGCCTCTCATCCTGGCTCAGGGACTACCTTTACATATCCATGGGCGGCAATCGCCACGGAACGGTGAAAACATATCGCAATCTGTTTATGACGATGTTTTTAGGTGGCTTGTGGCACGGTGCTAATTGGACATTTGTAATCTGGGGTTGCTGGCACGGTATTATTTTATGTATTGAACGGGCCCTTGGAGTGAAAACCGACATCACCCATTTCAATATCATGCGCTGGGGACTGACGTTTTTACTGGTTATGTTGGGCTGGGTTATTTTCCGTGCGCCAGATGTTGCGACCGCGTTCGGTTTCTACAATGCCATGTTTAACTACGCAATGTTTAACATTTCCAGCTGGTCTCTAAGTGATCGGATCGCCGAATCCATCACTAGCATGCAAGTCACGCTTTTGGTGGTGTCCTATTTAGTCGTGTTCGTTATGGGTTTCAGGGCCAGAATCGAACGTTGGGCACAGAAAAATATCCGGTTCATTGTCAACTTCAGTCAGGCTCTTACGATTCCGCTATTCGTTTTAAGCATGCTGAAACTTTCAGCTCAGAGCTTTTCACCTTTCCTTTATTTTCAATTTTAA
- a CDS encoding PilZ domain-containing protein, whose translation MNIALNTNVVHESEAQRQHARVRLPASLKLSTTDGARQTFKLKDISAGGFSLEAETPTLEMNKSYTGALAFVVDALEISLEIHFIVRDIPRDTQLVRCEFENLGAQETSTLRHLITSYLNGSIVTMGEVLNTLSRENFTRERKQKGNAGLNFFARFKAATLSTFWFIVGLAAFGLASSQIYDNYFLTKATSAKVIIETINVSMPREGIVNSLITDNQTSVEAGTAIATYKTPLVDALKLEFNSDDPKQAAAINEVLSRSAEGTVSSPCDCEILKSHFIAGEYANKGDALFTLTQQKSKPQISAYFNYKDLEHIQVNQTVHVTVAGSPQTITGQIKSIQMAEDSGIIDYVNTSSVNAIVELTEVLPADFWLRPATVTVAPKTVDKISNWVVSIW comes from the coding sequence ATGAATATTGCACTGAACACAAATGTTGTCCATGAATCAGAAGCACAACGTCAACATGCACGCGTGCGCTTACCCGCCAGCTTAAAACTTAGCACCACCGATGGCGCTCGTCAGACATTCAAACTCAAGGATATCTCTGCCGGCGGGTTTAGTCTTGAGGCAGAAACCCCAACACTAGAAATGAACAAAAGTTACACCGGTGCGCTGGCATTCGTCGTTGATGCACTGGAAATTTCGTTAGAGATCCACTTTATTGTCCGGGACATCCCCAGAGATACTCAACTTGTACGTTGTGAGTTCGAGAACCTTGGTGCTCAGGAAACCTCGACATTACGCCATTTAATCACCTCCTACCTGAACGGATCAATCGTCACCATGGGAGAAGTATTGAATACACTTTCGCGGGAGAATTTCACCCGGGAGAGAAAGCAAAAGGGCAATGCAGGACTCAACTTTTTCGCACGGTTCAAGGCTGCGACACTGAGCACGTTTTGGTTCATCGTAGGACTAGCGGCATTTGGCCTGGCATCGAGTCAAATTTATGACAATTATTTTTTAACCAAGGCAACTTCTGCAAAAGTTATCATCGAGACAATTAATGTCAGCATGCCGAGAGAGGGTATCGTCAACAGCCTGATCACTGACAACCAAACTTCTGTGGAAGCTGGCACAGCAATTGCGACCTATAAAACACCGTTGGTCGATGCCCTTAAACTTGAATTTAACTCCGATGACCCTAAGCAGGCGGCCGCAATCAATGAAGTATTGAGCCGAAGTGCAGAGGGTACGGTTTCCAGTCCCTGTGACTGTGAGATCCTCAAGTCTCACTTCATTGCTGGCGAATACGCCAATAAAGGTGATGCGCTTTTCACGCTAACCCAACAGAAATCTAAACCTCAGATCAGCGCTTACTTCAACTACAAAGATTTGGAACACATCCAGGTCAATCAAACTGTCCATGTAACCGTTGCCGGAAGTCCCCAGACCATTACCGGTCAAATCAAAAGCATTCAAATGGCAGAAGATAGTGGAATCATAGATTATGTGAATACCTCTTCGGTCAATGCAATTGTGGAGCTCACGGAAGTGTTACCTGCAGATTTCTGGTTGAGACCAGCAACGGTAACGGTTGCCCCCAAAACGGTCGACAAGATCTCCAATTGGGTAGTATCCATATGGTAA
- a CDS encoding alginate O-acetyltransferase AlgF — MKKVLASIVIGLTALFGLSTTFAGEGALYDPVAPDGAAFVRIVNLTGQTQEGIALANKTFPEVEPFNVGDYLFFTEYSIEGTIKGSPQKFILKADTRYTLVINASSTTLIEDPAPGKRTKAMIIAYNLAPDEKVDFKTADGKASVLTGISTGKNDHREINAVKIDFGFFSASKRLGETGKKIALKRGSGYSAFLIGNQDGYRMIWAENKDNTRI; from the coding sequence ATGAAAAAGGTTCTCGCAAGTATAGTTATTGGTTTAACCGCTCTGTTCGGCTTGAGCACCACATTCGCTGGTGAAGGTGCGCTTTACGACCCGGTAGCGCCTGATGGAGCAGCCTTCGTCAGAATCGTAAATCTGACAGGACAGACGCAAGAAGGCATAGCCCTTGCCAATAAAACCTTCCCAGAGGTCGAACCGTTCAATGTCGGAGACTATTTGTTTTTCACTGAGTACTCTATTGAAGGGACGATTAAAGGTTCTCCCCAAAAATTCATATTGAAAGCTGATACGCGATACACCCTGGTAATCAATGCCTCCAGTACAACGCTGATTGAAGACCCGGCACCCGGTAAGCGCACTAAAGCCATGATCATTGCGTACAATCTTGCACCTGACGAGAAAGTTGATTTTAAAACTGCAGATGGAAAAGCGTCCGTGCTCACGGGGATCAGCACGGGGAAAAATGATCACAGAGAAATCAATGCCGTGAAAATTGATTTCGGATTCTTTAGCGCATCCAAACGCCTCGGAGAAACTGGCAAAAAGATCGCATTGAAGCGGGGCTCAGGCTACAGCGCCTTCCTGATAGGGAATCAAGACGGATATAGGATGATTTGGGCAGAAAACAAAGACAATACCCGCATCTAA
- a CDS encoding tetratricopeptide repeat protein, with protein sequence MVITHKKRQHLQACSPRKILLTLMLTVGIQACSNLPSIEKADHAYANGDYELAREIYSALAKRGFPDAQIALGDMYFRGLGVTVNRREGRRWYATAAESGDTRAQQRYAKSLIATTTTETADPRQSKAILLKLWEYEGKETVALDLGHVIVDYPELGTAEEAEQWLTLALSQGQVEANYYLGLLYSQDAFGTPDIAKAKAFFVAALDSTPLAAHELLALYSQHPELGDLQEILENLISRQSFSGGKSAYHLGSIYDRGELLPFDARKAEQFYLKAVDEYPKAILALANLYAKNPDITTESTVFEWIDRAEKSGFVAQAQLLKARILYEGKLIPGEPEKAESIYLRFADESAEACYHLGLLYRLGYLGESNYPKSFRYFLQAARLGYESGDFQIGDIFVKGRVIKPDPARAYAHYSMAANAGHERAKAAKERLEGSLSNSQRSKAQQWMDEEMSIREDATEQDSVAQLTRIN encoded by the coding sequence ATGGTAATAACACATAAAAAGCGCCAGCACTTGCAAGCGTGCTCACCACGTAAAATACTGCTTACTCTCATGCTGACCGTCGGCATTCAGGCATGTAGCAATTTACCCAGTATCGAAAAAGCAGACCATGCTTATGCGAATGGTGATTATGAGTTGGCACGGGAAATTTATTCTGCATTGGCGAAACGAGGCTTTCCGGATGCTCAAATTGCACTGGGCGATATGTATTTCAGAGGACTGGGCGTAACCGTAAACCGGCGAGAAGGTAGACGTTGGTATGCAACTGCTGCCGAGTCAGGAGACACTCGCGCCCAACAGCGTTATGCCAAATCGCTCATTGCAACCACAACAACGGAGACTGCTGATCCCCGGCAATCCAAAGCAATACTGCTCAAACTCTGGGAATACGAAGGGAAAGAGACTGTTGCGCTCGATTTAGGCCATGTCATTGTTGATTATCCTGAATTAGGCACAGCAGAAGAAGCAGAGCAATGGCTTACCTTGGCGTTATCACAAGGGCAAGTAGAAGCCAATTATTACCTCGGTTTACTTTATTCCCAAGATGCATTCGGAACGCCTGATATCGCCAAGGCGAAAGCATTTTTTGTCGCTGCACTCGATTCTACCCCTCTGGCGGCGCATGAACTTCTGGCATTGTATTCTCAACACCCAGAACTGGGAGATCTACAGGAAATACTGGAAAACCTCATTTCCAGACAATCATTCAGCGGCGGCAAATCTGCGTATCACCTGGGGAGCATTTATGACCGAGGTGAACTTCTGCCATTTGATGCCAGAAAGGCTGAGCAATTCTATCTGAAGGCGGTAGACGAGTATCCGAAAGCCATACTGGCATTAGCTAACCTGTATGCGAAAAATCCAGACATTACGACAGAAAGTACTGTTTTCGAGTGGATAGATCGTGCAGAAAAATCCGGATTTGTCGCTCAGGCTCAATTACTCAAAGCACGTATTCTCTATGAGGGAAAATTGATACCTGGCGAGCCGGAAAAAGCTGAAAGCATCTATCTACGGTTTGCAGATGAGTCTGCTGAGGCCTGCTATCACCTTGGGTTACTTTACCGATTGGGATATCTGGGCGAAAGCAACTATCCAAAATCATTTCGCTACTTCCTGCAAGCTGCTCGCCTGGGTTATGAGAGTGGGGACTTTCAAATTGGCGACATTTTCGTTAAGGGGCGGGTTATCAAACCGGACCCGGCCAGAGCCTATGCCCATTACTCCATGGCAGCCAACGCTGGCCATGAACGAGCAAAAGCAGCGAAAGAGAGACTCGAAGGGTCACTTTCCAATTCACAACGTAGCAAAGCACAACAGTGGATGGACGAGGAAATGTCCATTAGAGAAGATGCCACCGAACAGGACAGCGTCGCTCAGTTGACAAGGATAAACTAA
- a CDS encoding alginate export family protein, whose protein sequence is MAIKSRFSRISALAICMLAVSETQGNSHLDTRILAIISANGESASDLGLGNQSDDTAISASIRPSLLWHATDEMSFFSKGRLFYSTASLLQDSDEGGSSSDGFASLDELWGRYSFSPGQEGYSFKFGRQRIKETDSLWWDKDIDALRLSYNSTLLNGFFAAAQQLSAHRTDDSDFDERDEDILRVVGELEYEWHYAQRISIRTMWQKDYSDHIKAGNSLASIGTDTEDLDGIWLGFRLNGSISDEPGRWGYFLDIGYLTGERQQISSTQQNQVLEVHDQSIDGWAVDIGGWREWDHYLKPKLGFHIAQTSSGDGFVQTGLQSNRAYLTDFNSRFYRYGELYRAELSNIRIYSLFSGIDWRRSHDFSVVLHHFTRLDNQAPVYSGGISADPESTGSTLGSELDLIYGWNITEHMQKHWQRAEKSQVRARLAGFLPGNAYSARADNFAYRITLDLLMAF, encoded by the coding sequence ATGGCAATAAAGAGTCGGTTTAGCCGGATAAGCGCGCTTGCAATTTGCATGCTAGCGGTTTCGGAAACACAAGGTAACAGCCATCTGGATACGCGGATTTTAGCCATTATCTCCGCCAACGGAGAAAGTGCAAGCGATCTGGGCCTCGGTAACCAAAGCGATGATACAGCGATTTCAGCTTCAATTCGTCCGAGCCTGCTTTGGCACGCGACTGACGAAATGTCTTTTTTCAGTAAAGGTCGCCTTTTCTACAGTACTGCATCTCTGTTACAGGATAGCGATGAAGGTGGGTCAAGCAGTGATGGTTTCGCAAGCCTGGACGAATTGTGGGGGAGGTATTCTTTTTCCCCGGGTCAAGAAGGCTATTCATTCAAATTCGGTCGCCAACGGATCAAAGAGACGGATTCCCTCTGGTGGGATAAGGATATCGATGCTCTGCGTCTGAGCTACAACTCAACGCTATTAAATGGCTTTTTCGCTGCGGCACAACAACTGTCAGCTCACCGTACCGATGACAGTGATTTCGACGAGCGTGATGAAGACATACTCCGGGTGGTAGGCGAGCTGGAATATGAATGGCACTACGCACAACGTATTTCCATTCGAACCATGTGGCAAAAAGATTACTCTGACCATATCAAAGCAGGAAATTCTCTGGCGTCAATCGGGACTGACACGGAAGACCTGGATGGTATCTGGCTAGGGTTTCGACTCAACGGGTCAATCTCAGATGAACCCGGTCGCTGGGGGTATTTCCTTGATATCGGTTATTTAACCGGAGAGCGTCAACAGATCAGTTCAACGCAGCAAAACCAAGTGCTCGAAGTGCACGACCAGTCCATTGATGGCTGGGCAGTTGATATCGGGGGTTGGCGAGAATGGGATCACTATTTAAAACCCAAACTAGGTTTTCACATCGCTCAGACTTCATCGGGAGATGGTTTTGTGCAGACCGGATTACAGAGTAACCGGGCCTACTTGACAGATTTTAACTCACGCTTTTATCGCTACGGCGAATTGTATCGTGCGGAGCTCAGCAATATACGCATATATTCTCTGTTTTCAGGAATTGATTGGCGCCGGAGTCATGACTTCAGTGTCGTATTACATCACTTCACACGACTTGATAATCAAGCTCCGGTTTATAGCGGTGGTATTTCTGCAGACCCGGAAAGCACAGGTTCCACTCTTGGATCTGAATTGGATTTGATTTACGGATGGAATATCACTGAACACATGCAGAAACATTGGCAAAGAGCGGAGAAGTCCCAGGTCAGAGCCCGTCTTGCAGGCTTTCTACCGGGTAATGCGTACTCTGCTCGCGCAGATAACTTTGCTTATCGAATTACGCTGGATTTGTTGATGGCATTTTAG
- a CDS encoding glycosyltransferase family 2 protein translates to MSSTTGWLIYFSALMGLALLLPESTFIPETKTFLFAIGIIGIWRYSMGVVHFIRGMIFLYIVFPLYQRKIKKMGAQTNPSHIYLMVTSFRIDASTTAMVYQSIIREAITCGLPTTIVASIVEMSDELLMKSLWETMAPPEHIKLTFVRIPGTGKRDGLAYGFRAISRDMPDDSAVVAVIDGDTVLDEGVVLKTVPYFKLFPNLGGLTTNEFCEVRGSYFMSEWHKLRFAQRHINMCSMALSKRVLTLTGRMSVFRASVVSQPEFIADVESDSLKHWRLGEFKFLTGDDKSSWFSLMRLGYDTFYVPNASVNTVEHPPDPRFIRASRQLMFRWYGNNLRQNSRATKLGPQRLGWFTYYVLFDQRISMWTSLLGISVAVIAATKYHIGFLIAYLLWVGITRMALTLLLLASGHNVGPAYPLMLYYNQIFGAIMKIYVFFRLDRQSWTRQPTQLKRNLASFQQWFNRWSSRSMTFSALSLFGAILITLV, encoded by the coding sequence ATGAGCAGCACCACTGGGTGGTTAATTTATTTTTCAGCACTGATGGGCCTCGCCTTGCTGTTGCCGGAATCCACCTTCATCCCCGAAACTAAAACGTTTTTATTCGCAATTGGCATCATTGGTATCTGGCGCTACTCGATGGGCGTCGTACATTTTATTCGCGGGATGATTTTTTTGTACATCGTCTTTCCGTTGTATCAACGCAAAATTAAAAAAATGGGTGCTCAAACCAATCCCAGTCATATTTATTTGATGGTCACCAGCTTCCGAATTGACGCATCAACGACAGCGATGGTGTACCAGTCGATTATCCGCGAAGCAATAACCTGTGGACTGCCTACCACCATTGTTGCTTCGATTGTCGAGATGTCAGATGAGTTATTAATGAAATCACTCTGGGAAACCATGGCCCCACCCGAACATATCAAACTGACATTTGTGCGTATTCCTGGCACAGGAAAAAGAGATGGCCTGGCATACGGCTTTCGGGCGATCTCCAGAGACATGCCAGACGACAGTGCAGTTGTCGCTGTAATTGACGGCGACACGGTGTTAGACGAAGGCGTAGTACTCAAGACAGTGCCATATTTCAAACTTTTTCCAAATCTTGGGGGACTGACCACCAATGAATTCTGCGAGGTTCGCGGCAGCTATTTTATGAGTGAGTGGCACAAGCTCCGCTTCGCTCAACGACATATCAACATGTGCTCAATGGCGCTCTCGAAGAGAGTGCTAACCCTGACTGGACGAATGTCCGTTTTTCGAGCAAGTGTGGTGTCACAACCGGAGTTTATTGCTGATGTCGAAAGTGACTCGCTAAAACATTGGCGCCTGGGAGAATTCAAATTTCTGACCGGGGACGACAAATCCAGCTGGTTCAGCTTGATGCGTCTGGGTTACGACACATTCTATGTGCCCAATGCCTCGGTTAATACCGTGGAGCACCCACCTGATCCCAGATTTATTCGTGCCAGTCGTCAGCTCATGTTCCGCTGGTATGGAAACAATTTGAGACAAAACAGTCGTGCGACAAAATTGGGACCACAACGGTTGGGCTGGTTTACCTACTACGTATTGTTTGATCAACGCATATCCATGTGGACCAGCTTACTCGGAATTTCAGTTGCCGTGATAGCTGCGACAAAATATCACATTGGATTTTTGATTGCTTACTTATTATGGGTTGGTATTACACGGATGGCACTAACCCTACTGCTTCTGGCTTCAGGGCATAACGTTGGGCCAGCATACCCGTTGATGCTGTATTACAACCAGATATTTGGTGCCATTATGAAAATTTATGTGTTTTTCCGATTGGATCGGCAGTCATGGACTCGCCAACCAACCCAGTTGAAACGGAATCTCGCTTCATTTCAACAATGGTTTAACCGTTGGTCTTCACGCAGCATGACGTTTTCAGCCTTGAGCTTATTCGGGGCAATATTGATTACTCTGGTTTAA
- a CDS encoding alginate O-acetyltransferase has product MEKLALYSQGSLFVIVVLVIGVLSLRAINDYNPDQQADWASGQQTSVYEKHYDKELPVREVGINIWAAIEYVLFREGRSGVVIGHDDWLFTEEEFRSYSIDEDKTPENLEFIKAVSNKLETEGIALIISTVPAKARVYPEYTGTESPSAAATARYAMFQQWLKSNGIARTDLLLPLMESKNYHPMYLRTDTHWTPWGAQIAANTIAREVQMRFPDLIGSGSFKSTFTPEIEHQGDLFSYVPLGNWFAWLGPRPDTITPTSTEKIESDAQVLDLFGDDQTIEITLVGTSYSANPAWNFPGFLKEALATDLLDFSQEGKGPFEPMLDYLRSEEFQASPPVLVLWEIPERFLPVDYSEKLDNTIISKL; this is encoded by the coding sequence ATGGAAAAATTAGCACTATACAGCCAAGGCAGCTTGTTCGTCATTGTTGTGTTAGTAATCGGTGTATTGTCTTTGAGGGCCATCAACGACTACAACCCAGACCAACAGGCCGACTGGGCATCCGGCCAGCAAACCTCGGTTTATGAAAAGCATTACGACAAGGAGCTTCCGGTCCGAGAAGTCGGTATCAACATCTGGGCTGCGATTGAGTACGTTCTTTTTCGCGAGGGTCGATCTGGTGTCGTCATCGGCCATGACGATTGGTTGTTTACTGAAGAGGAATTTCGATCCTATTCAATCGATGAAGATAAAACCCCGGAAAATCTGGAGTTTATCAAAGCGGTTTCCAATAAGCTGGAAACTGAAGGCATCGCTCTCATCATTTCCACAGTGCCGGCCAAAGCTCGAGTATACCCTGAATACACCGGAACGGAGTCACCATCAGCCGCAGCCACCGCTCGTTATGCTATGTTTCAACAATGGCTGAAAAGCAATGGCATCGCCCGCACAGATTTGCTCTTGCCACTCATGGAGAGCAAGAACTATCACCCAATGTATCTTCGAACCGATACCCACTGGACGCCTTGGGGAGCACAAATCGCCGCAAATACAATTGCCAGAGAAGTCCAAATGCGATTCCCGGATCTCATAGGCTCCGGCTCATTCAAGAGCACATTTACGCCAGAAATCGAGCATCAGGGCGACCTTTTCTCATATGTTCCATTAGGAAATTGGTTCGCGTGGCTAGGTCCTCGCCCTGATACGATAACACCCACGAGCACAGAGAAGATCGAATCAGACGCTCAAGTGCTGGATTTATTTGGCGATGATCAAACTATCGAAATTACATTGGTCGGCACCAGCTACAGCGCCAATCCGGCCTGGAACTTTCCGGGTTTTTTGAAAGAAGCACTGGCCACAGATCTCCTCGATTTTTCTCAGGAAGGAAAAGGACCTTTTGAACCAATGCTCGACTACTTGAGATCTGAAGAATTCCAGGCATCCCCACCGGTTCTAGTGCTTTGGGAAATACCAGAGCGTTTCCTTCCGGTTGATTATTCAGAAAAATTAGACAACACCATTATTTCAAAATTGTAA